In Thunnus thynnus chromosome 13, fThuThy2.1, whole genome shotgun sequence, the following proteins share a genomic window:
- the LOC137195099 gene encoding uncharacterized protein yields MSRLSISIRLSIRLSIGISIRLSIRISIGLSIGISIGLSISISIGLSISISIGLSIGISIRISIRISISISISINIGLSIGISIRISLSISIGISIGISIGISIRISISIGLSIGISIGLSIGLSIGISIRISIRISISISIGLSIGLSIGISIRISISIGLSIGISIGISIRISISIGISIRISIRISIRIGISIGISIGISKLVMTFIR; encoded by the exons ATGTCG AGgctcagtatcagtatcaggcTCAGTATCAGGCTCAGTATCGGGATCAGTATCAGGCTCAGTATCAGGATCAGTATCGGGCTCAGTATCGGGATCAGTATCGGgctcagtatcagtatcagtatcgggctcagtatcagtatcagtatcggGCTCAGTATCGGCATCAGTATCAGGATCAGTATCAggatcagtatcagtatcagtatcagtatcaataTCGGGCTCAGTATCGGCATCAGTATCAGGATCAGTCTCAGTATCAGTATCGGGATCAGTATCGGCATCAGTATCGGCATCAGTATCAGGATCAGTATCAGTATCGGGCTCAGTATCGGGATCAGTATCGGGCTCAGTATCGGGCTCAGTATCGGCATCAGTATCAGGATCAGTATCAggatcagtatcagtatcagtatcggGCTCAGTATCGGGCTCAGTATCGGCATCAGTATCAGGATCAGTATCAGTATCGGGCTCAGTATCGGCATCAGTATCGGCATCAGTATCAGGATCAGTATCAGTATCGGCATCAGTATCAGGATCAGTATCAGGATCAGTATCAGGATCGGCATCAGTATCGGCATCAGTATCGGGATCAGTAAACTGGTTATGACTTTTATTCGGTAG